Proteins from a single region of Homalodisca vitripennis isolate AUS2020 unplaced genomic scaffold, UT_GWSS_2.1 ScUCBcl_5535;HRSCAF=12304, whole genome shotgun sequence:
- the LOC124373431 gene encoding mediator of RNA polymerase II transcription subunit 20 → MGVTVLQQFPMTENRTGPQTIEFLTKRVSALGAVQCGQALVDCETYMSVPQLGAQRTIHVLHNSEQPATVFSLLDTGTKTIPLIADQLFDMLMLKMLPFYTSKKQTKIEAKGPRFELGDFLIKLGSVTMSQNFKGVLVEVEYRPCVIPASCWELMREFLQGFLGSSVQSLPPQYLQNRMNDIYQPLDTVHQYLEHFSMYRKTTGVMSYN, encoded by the coding sequence GGGAGTGACAGTGCTGCAACAGTTTCCCATGACCGAGAACCGAACCGGGCCACAGACCATCGAGTTTCTGACAAAGCGAGTGTCAGCACTTGGTGCAGTGCAGTGTGGACAGGCATTAGTGGACTGTGAAACATACATGTCGGTGCCACAACTCGGAGCCCAACGAACTATCCACGTTCTACATAACTCAGAACAGCCGGCAACGGTTTTCTCCTTGTTGGACACCGGTACCAAGACTATCCCTCTAATCGCAGACCAGCTCTTTGACATGCTTATGCTCAAGATGTTGCCTTTCTACACATCGAAGAAACAGACAAAAATCGAGGCTAAGGGTCCGAGGTTTGAGTTGGGTGACTTCTTGATCAAACTAGGTAGTGTAACCATGAGCCAAAACTTCAAAGGCGTGCTTGTTGAAGTAGAGTATAGACCATGTGTAATACCTGCAAGTTGCTGGGAGCTGATGCGTGAGTTCCTGCAAGGCTTCCTCGGATCTTCTGTCCAGAGCTTGCCCCCGCAATACCTTCAGAACCGTATGAATGATATTTATCAGCCTTTGGATACTGTACATCAGTATTTAGAACATTTCTCCATGTACAGGAAGACAACTGGTGTTATGAGTTATAattga